The following proteins come from a genomic window of Panicum hallii strain FIL2 chromosome 8, PHallii_v3.1, whole genome shotgun sequence:
- the LOC112872432 gene encoding LOW QUALITY PROTEIN: laccase-22-like (The sequence of the model RefSeq protein was modified relative to this genomic sequence to represent the inferred CDS: inserted 2 bases in 1 codon; deleted 2 bases in 2 codons), whose protein sequence is MGSCVLFQALSAHAITRHYKFDVVMRNVTSLCSTKPILTVNGKFPGPTLYAREGDNVLVKVVNHVTRNVTIHWHGVRQIRTGWSDGPAYITQCPIQPDSSFLYNFTISGQRGTLLWYAHINWLRATVHGAIIILPKLGVPYPFPTPHKEVIVVLGEWWKADTEVVINQAMQQGVGPNVSNSHTINGHPGPLSDCASSQDGFKLNVENGKTYMLRIINAALNDDLFFKIAGHKFTVVEVDAIYSKPFNTGTLLITPGQTTNVLLTADRTAGRYLFSVSPFMDAPVQVDNKTGTATLHYANTISATSPLTLIRPPLFSQNSSRXRSLNSEEYPANVPQTVDHSLLFTIGVGVNPCAKCINATVRLVGTINNATFILPSTPILQAHYYNISGVFTDDFPSTAPHKFNYTGSSPKNLQTMNGTRVYRLPYNASVQVVLQDTGIYIAPESHPIHLHGFNYLVVGREELTDDAALIRVKRVLLMSTRCPTSRSYSPHKILQNRNCWDGPVGYICRSRDYCHGGYLAGASRALGWCDPSTGNEYRGFKTTGTETEEIQHKEILSVPRSHQLKRLRVLLAALELC, encoded by the exons ATGGGCAGCTGCGTCCTGTTTCAGGCTCTCAGCGCCCACGCCATTACCCGCCATTACAAGTTCGAT GTGGTTATGAGGAACGTGACAAGCCTTTGCTCGACCAAGCCCATCCTCACTGTGAATGGCAAGTTCCCAGGACCAACCCTCTATGCAAGAGAGGGTGATAATGTTCTTGTCAAGGTCGTCAATCATGTAACTCGCAACGTCACCATCCACTG GCATGGAGTAAGGCAGATCCGGACCGGGTGGTCTGATGGTCCAGCATACATCACACAGTGTCCAATCCAGCCGGACAGCAGTTTTCTGTATAACTTCACCATTAGTGGCCAACGAGGTACGCTCCTCTGGTATGCCCACATCAACTGGCTGAGGGCTACCGTCCATGGTGCCATTATCATCCTTCCCAAGCTTGGTGTGCCCTATCCCTTCCCCACTCCTCACAAGGAGGTCATTGTTGTGTTAG GAGAATGGTGGAAAGCGGACACGGAAGTGGTAATCAACCAGGCCATGCAACAAGGAGTAGGACCTAATGTTTCCAATTCACACACCATCAACGGCCACCCTGGTCCACTGTCTGATTGTGCCTCCTCACAAG ATGGATTCAAGCTAAATGTTGAAAATGGCAAGACGTACATGCTCCGGATCATCAACGCTGCTCTGAATGATGACCTATTCTTCAAGATTGCCGGGCACAAATTCACTGTGGTTGAGGTTGATGCAATCTATTCCAAGCCATTTAACACTGGCACCCTGCTCATCACTCCAGGCCAGACCACCAACGTCCTCCTCACTGCTGATCGAACTGCTGGCCGCTACCTTTTCTCAGTTTCTCCCTTCATGGATGCCCCCGTGCAAGTTGACAACAAAACAGGCACTGCTACCTTGCATTATGCTAACACTATCTCTGCCACATCACCGCTCACTCTCATCAGGCCACCACTGTTCTCTCAAAATTCGTCGAG CCGTAGCCTCAATTCTGAAGAGTACCCAGCCAATGTGCCACAGACAGTAGACCACTCCCTTCTCTTTACTATTGGCGTGGGTGTCAATCCATGTGCAAAATGCATTAACGCGACA GTAAGGTTGGTTGGAACAATCAACAATGCGACGTTCATTTTGCCATCCACACCAATTCTACAAGCCCATTATTATAACATCTCAGGGGTCTTCACCGATGATTTCCCATCAACAGCTCCACACAAGTTCAACTATACAGGAAGCAGCCCCAAAAACCTTCAAACGATGAATGGAACGAGGGTTTATAGGCTGCCATACAACGCTTCGGTGCAGGTTGTACTCCAGGACACAGGGATC TATATAGCACCTGAAAGCCACCCGATCCATTTGCATGGTTTCAATTATTTAGTGGTCGGGAGGG aggaactgaCTGATGATgccgcgctcatccgggtcaagcgggtgctgctgaTGTCAACACGGTGCCCTACGTCCCGGAGCTAttctccgcacaaaatcctccagaaCCG aaactgctgggacggacccgtcGGCTACATCTGCAGGAGTCGTGACTATTGCCATGGTGGGTACCTCGCCGGGGCATCCCGCGccctcggctggtgtgacccctccaccggcaatgagtaccgtggttTTAAAACCACGGGCACTGAGACTGAAGAAATCCAGCATAAGGAAATCCTCTCT gtgccccgcagccatcaactgaagaggctaCGGGTACTTCTGGCGGCCCTGGAGCTCTGCTGA